The nucleotide sequence GACGAGCCGCCCGGCACCAGCGTGGTGTTGGAGCCTTCGCGCCGCCAAGGGTTGCCGACGGGACCGAAGCACGAGGTCTCGTTCGCCGAGCCCATTGCGAACTCGTCATTGTTGAGCTTGCCCAGCATCACCGCGCCGTCGCGCCAGAGCTGCGAGGTCACGGTCGACTCATAGGTCGGCACGAAATTGCCGAGGATCTTCGAGCACGCCGTGGTGCGTACGCCCTTGGTCGCGAACAGGTCCTTGATGCCGAGCGGAATGCCCGCGAGCGGGCCGGCGTCGCCCCTGGCGATCTTCTCGTCCACGGCCTTCGCCATGTCGCGCGCGCGATCCGGCGTCTCCATCACGAAGGCGTTGAGCACGCGCGCTTTCTCGATCGCGGAAAGATGCGCGTCGGTCAGCTCGAGTGACGTGAAAGTCTTGTCGGCGAGACCCTTGCGGGCCTCGGCGAGCGTCAGCGATGTCAAATCGGTCATTTATTGATCGGGCTGCAGAAGAATGGAGACAGGGTCTTGTCGTTGGCCGGGTCGTCTTTTTTGGCGGCAGCTTTCGCGGCAGCCTCGATCTCGTCGAGCACGGCATTGACGGCGACGTTGGGGTCGGCGGCCTTGCCCTGCCGCTCCATCCTGTCGAGATAGTTCATGTAGGCCTGATAGGCCTTCTCATCGTCGCAAAGCATGCACATCGGGCGGCGTCCTAAGAATTACTCGACCACCTTGGGCACAAGAAAGAAGTGACCTTCGGTCGCAGGCGCATTGGCAACGATATCGTCGGCGATCTCGCCGTCATCGACCACGTCCTGCCGCTTCTTCATCTGCATTGGCGTGACCGAAGTCATGGGCTCCACGCCCTCGACATTGACCTCCGAGAGCTGCTCGACAAAGGCGAGCATGGCATTGAGCTCGCCCTGTAGATGCGGAACCTCGCCCTCGGAAACCGCAATGCGCGCCAGATGCGCGATGCGGCGGACGGTAGCGGCGTCGACGGACATTATATATGGCCTCTCACGGCAAAACCCATGTGCCGTATAGCAGAGGCCGCTTTTGCGCCGCAA is from Bradyrhizobium xenonodulans and encodes:
- the gatC gene encoding Asp-tRNA(Asn)/Glu-tRNA(Gln) amidotransferase subunit GatC, whose product is MSVDAATVRRIAHLARIAVSEGEVPHLQGELNAMLAFVEQLSEVNVEGVEPMTSVTPMQMKKRQDVVDDGEIADDIVANAPATEGHFFLVPKVVE